From a single Micromonospora sp. WMMD1102 genomic region:
- a CDS encoding F0F1 ATP synthase subunit gamma: MAAQVRVLRQRIRSAKSMKKITKAMELVATSRLAKAQSRVAASLPYAQAITGVLTALASNAAIDHPLLTARPKVRRAGVVVVTSDRGLAGGYTSNAIKAAESLIARLKADGKEPVLYVIGRKGVGYYRFRQRKVEASWTGFSEQPTFADAKQVGETLIKAFVSGADDLEGGDPGIDGVLGVDELHIVFTEFKSLMSQTPVTRIIGPMEVEDRPRSEAEGPLPAYEFEPEAEALLDALLPKYVNTRIYAALLESAASESAARRRAMKSATDNAEEMIENYTREMNSARQAGITQEISEIVGGANALAASGSEV; this comes from the coding sequence GTGGCTGCCCAGGTACGCGTTCTTCGTCAACGGATCCGCTCGGCGAAGTCGATGAAGAAGATCACCAAGGCGATGGAGCTCGTCGCGACGAGCCGACTCGCCAAGGCCCAGTCCCGGGTCGCGGCGTCGCTGCCGTACGCCCAGGCCATCACCGGGGTGCTCACCGCGCTGGCCTCCAACGCGGCCATCGACCACCCGCTGCTCACCGCCCGGCCGAAGGTCCGCCGGGCCGGGGTGGTCGTGGTCACCAGTGACCGCGGCCTGGCCGGCGGCTACACCTCCAACGCGATCAAGGCGGCGGAGTCGCTCATCGCCCGGCTGAAGGCCGACGGCAAGGAGCCGGTGCTCTATGTCATCGGCCGCAAGGGCGTCGGCTACTACCGGTTCCGGCAGCGGAAGGTGGAGGCGAGCTGGACGGGCTTCTCCGAGCAGCCGACCTTCGCCGACGCCAAGCAGGTGGGCGAGACGCTGATCAAGGCGTTCGTCTCCGGCGCCGACGACCTGGAGGGCGGCGACCCGGGGATCGACGGCGTGCTCGGGGTCGACGAGCTGCACATCGTCTTCACCGAGTTCAAGTCGCTGATGTCGCAGACCCCGGTCACCCGGATCATCGGCCCGATGGAGGTCGAGGACCGGCCGCGGTCCGAGGCGGAGGGCCCGCTGCCGGCGTACGAGTTCGAGCCGGAGGCGGAGGCGCTGCTGGACGCGCTGCTGCCGAAGTACGTCAACACGCGGATCTACGCCGCGCTGCTGGAGTCGGCGGCCAGCGAGTCGGCGGCCCGTCGTCGGGCGATGAAGAGTGCGACGGACAACGCCGAAGAGATGATCGAGAATTACACGCGCGAGATGAACTCGGCCCGCCAGGCCGGGATCACCCAGGAGATCAGCGAGATCGTCGGCGGCGCCAACGCGCTGGCCGCGTCGGGAAGTGAAGTGTGA
- the atpA gene encoding F0F1 ATP synthase subunit alpha: MAELTISSEEIRGALERYVSSYSPDVSREEVGTVADAGDGIAHVEGLPSTMTNELLEFEDGTLGLALNLDVREIGVVVLGDYRGIEEGQRVKRTGRVLSVPVGDAFLGRVVDPLGKPIDGLGDLENEGYRELELQAPNVMARQSVSEALQTGLKAIDAMTAIGRGQRQLIIGDRRTGKTTVALDTILNQRDNWRSGDPAKQVRCIYVAIGQKGSTIASVKGLLEEQGAMEYTTIVASPASDPAGFKYIAPYTGSAIGQHWMYAGKHVLIVFDDLTKQAEAYRAVSLLLRRPPGREAYPGDVFYLHSRLLERCAKLSDEMGGGSMTGLPIIETKGNDISAFIPTNVISITDGQIFLETDLFNQGVRPAINVGTSVSRVGGAAQVKPMKKVAGRLRLDLAQYRELEAFAALASDLDKASQDQLSRGARLVELLKQTNYSPFPVQEQVVSVWIGTEGKLDDVPIGEVRRFESEFLEFLRHQYKPTMQSIADNNWDDDITNALNEAVARFKQMFLGKEDEVKVNEAPARPMEGEQDRETVTRYRDGGEPAEPAQAEKQ; this comes from the coding sequence ATGGCCGAGCTGACCATCTCGTCGGAGGAGATCCGCGGCGCGCTTGAGCGCTACGTCTCCTCCTATTCGCCCGACGTCTCCCGTGAGGAGGTCGGCACCGTCGCCGACGCCGGTGACGGCATCGCCCACGTCGAGGGCCTGCCCTCGACCATGACCAACGAGCTGCTGGAGTTCGAGGACGGCACCCTCGGCCTGGCGCTGAACCTCGACGTCCGGGAGATCGGCGTCGTGGTGCTCGGCGACTACCGGGGTATCGAGGAGGGGCAGCGGGTCAAGCGGACCGGCCGGGTCCTCTCGGTGCCGGTCGGCGACGCGTTCCTCGGTCGGGTGGTCGACCCGCTCGGCAAGCCGATCGACGGCCTCGGCGACCTCGAGAACGAGGGCTACCGCGAGCTGGAGCTGCAGGCGCCGAACGTGATGGCCCGGCAGAGCGTCAGCGAGGCGCTGCAGACCGGCCTCAAGGCCATCGACGCGATGACCGCGATCGGCCGGGGCCAGCGGCAGCTGATCATCGGCGACCGGCGGACCGGCAAGACCACCGTCGCGCTGGACACGATCCTCAACCAGCGGGACAACTGGCGCTCCGGCGACCCGGCCAAGCAGGTCCGCTGCATCTACGTGGCGATCGGCCAGAAGGGCTCGACCATCGCCTCGGTGAAGGGCCTGCTGGAGGAGCAGGGCGCGATGGAGTACACCACCATCGTCGCCTCGCCCGCCTCCGACCCGGCCGGCTTCAAGTACATCGCCCCGTACACCGGGTCGGCGATCGGCCAGCACTGGATGTACGCCGGCAAGCACGTCCTGATCGTCTTCGACGACCTGACCAAGCAGGCCGAGGCGTACCGTGCGGTGTCGCTGCTGCTGCGCCGCCCGCCGGGCCGCGAGGCGTACCCGGGTGACGTCTTCTACCTGCACTCCCGGCTGCTGGAGCGCTGCGCGAAGCTGTCGGACGAGATGGGCGGCGGCTCGATGACCGGTCTGCCGATCATCGAGACCAAGGGCAACGACATCTCCGCGTTCATCCCGACGAACGTGATCTCGATCACCGACGGCCAGATCTTCCTGGAGACCGACCTGTTCAACCAGGGTGTCCGGCCGGCGATCAACGTCGGTACCTCGGTCTCCCGGGTCGGCGGCGCCGCCCAGGTGAAGCCGATGAAGAAGGTGGCCGGCCGGCTCCGGCTGGACCTGGCGCAGTACCGCGAGCTGGAGGCGTTCGCCGCGCTCGCCTCGGACCTGGACAAGGCGTCCCAGGACCAGCTCAGCCGAGGTGCCCGGCTGGTCGAGCTGCTGAAGCAGACCAACTACTCGCCGTTCCCGGTGCAGGAGCAGGTGGTCTCGGTCTGGATCGGCACCGAGGGCAAGCTGGACGACGTCCCGATCGGCGAGGTCCGGCGCTTCGAGTCCGAGTTCCTGGAGTTCCTCCGCCACCAGTACAAGCCGACGATGCAGTCGATCGCGGACAACAACTGGGACGACGACATCACGAACGCGCTGAACGAGGCCGTGGCCCGGTTCAAGCAGATGTTCCTCGGCAAGGAGGACGAGGTGAAGGTCAACGAGGCGCCGGCCCGTCCGATGGAGGGCGAGCAGGACCGCGAGACCGTCACCCGGTACCGCGACGGCGGCGAGCCGGCCGAGCCGGCCCAGGCCGAGAAGCAGTAG
- a CDS encoding F0F1 ATP synthase subunit delta, whose translation MQAASRESYAAARQRLDAYAGQTDADRISATGDELGSVAGLLRHEPRLRRALSDPARAGSDRAALLGSLLGDKVGADTRELLDVLVSGRWSAPSELLEATERLGVEALLASADRAGELGEVEDELFRFGQVVAGNSELSNTLSDPIAPVAQRAELTGALLSGKSRPVTVKLVEVALAGFGGRSFTGALTRLVELAADRRNRQVAYVTVAAPLAEEEEERLGRKLTELYGREVSVKQTVDPTVLGGLRVLIGSDLYDGTVLRRLTDTRNALARG comes from the coding sequence ATGCAGGCCGCCAGCCGGGAGTCGTACGCCGCCGCACGGCAGCGTCTCGACGCGTACGCCGGACAGACGGACGCGGACCGGATCTCCGCGACCGGTGACGAGCTGGGTTCGGTCGCCGGCCTGCTGCGGCACGAACCGCGGCTGCGCCGGGCGCTCTCCGACCCGGCGCGGGCCGGCTCCGACCGGGCCGCACTGCTGGGGTCGCTGCTCGGCGACAAGGTCGGCGCGGACACCAGGGAACTGCTCGACGTGCTGGTCTCCGGCCGCTGGTCGGCGCCGTCCGAGCTGCTGGAGGCCACCGAGCGGCTCGGGGTGGAGGCGCTGCTGGCCAGTGCCGACCGGGCCGGTGAGCTGGGCGAGGTGGAGGACGAGCTGTTCCGCTTCGGCCAGGTGGTCGCCGGCAACTCGGAGCTGAGCAACACGCTCTCCGACCCGATCGCGCCGGTGGCGCAGCGGGCCGAGCTGACCGGCGCGCTGCTGTCCGGCAAGAGCCGGCCGGTGACGGTCAAGCTGGTCGAGGTCGCGCTCGCCGGGTTCGGCGGTCGCTCCTTCACCGGGGCACTCACCCGGCTGGTCGAGCTGGCCGCCGACCGGCGGAACCGCCAGGTGGCGTACGTCACCGTCGCGGCTCCGCTGGCCGAGGAGGAGGAGGAACGGTTGGGACGCAAGCTCACCGAGCTATACGGTCGGGAGGTCAGCGTCAAGCAGACGGTGGACCCGACCGTGCTGGGCGGGCTGCGCGTGCTTATCGGTTCCGACCTCTACGACGGTACGGTCCTGCGCCGCCTCACCGACACCCGAAACGCGCTCGCGCGCGGCTGA
- a CDS encoding F0F1 ATP synthase subunit B: MYLIFAAEGGTEHNPIIPLWQEIVVGSIAFAILCFMLMKYVFPRMEQTFQARVDAIEGGIKRAEAAQAEANQLLEQYRAQLAEARTDAAKIRDDARADAEGIRQDVLAKAREESDRIIAAGKEQLAAERATIVRELRTEVGTIAVDLASRIVGESLADEARRKGTVERFLTDLDNVGSANGSAVRTS, encoded by the coding sequence ATGTACCTCATCTTCGCCGCGGAGGGCGGCACCGAGCACAACCCGATCATCCCGCTCTGGCAGGAGATCGTGGTCGGCTCGATCGCCTTCGCCATCCTCTGCTTCATGCTGATGAAGTACGTCTTCCCGCGCATGGAGCAGACCTTCCAGGCCCGGGTGGACGCGATCGAGGGCGGGATCAAGCGTGCCGAGGCCGCCCAGGCCGAGGCCAACCAGCTCCTCGAGCAGTACCGCGCGCAGCTCGCCGAGGCGCGGACCGACGCGGCGAAGATCCGCGACGACGCCCGGGCCGACGCCGAGGGCATCCGGCAGGACGTCCTGGCCAAGGCCAGGGAGGAGTCCGACCGGATCATCGCGGCCGGCAAGGAGCAGCTCGCCGCCGAGCGGGCCACCATCGTGCGTGAACTGCGCACCGAGGTGGGCACCATCGCGGTCGACCTGGCCAGCCGGATCGTCGGTGAGTCGCTCGCCGACGAGGCGCGCCGCAAGGGGACGGTCGAGCGGTTCCTGACCGACCTGGACAACGTCGGCTCGGCCAACGGCTCCGCCGTACGGACGAGCTGA
- a CDS encoding F0F1 ATP synthase subunit C: MLSSTLAAVEITGSLSAIGYGLAAIGPGIGVGLVFSAYIQSTARQPESSRITLPYVWIGFAVIELLALLGIAFGYAFGN, translated from the coding sequence ATGTTGTCGTCGACCCTCGCCGCCGTAGAAATCACCGGCAGCCTCAGCGCCATCGGTTACGGCCTCGCGGCCATCGGCCCCGGTATCGGTGTCGGCCTGGTCTTCAGCGCCTACATCCAGTCGACCGCCCGGCAGCCGGAGTCGTCCCGGATCACCCTGCCGTACGTCTGGATCGGCTTCGCCGTCATCGAGCTGCTGGCCCTGCTGGGCATCGCCTTCGGCTACGCCTTCGGCAACTAG
- the atpB gene encoding F0F1 ATP synthase subunit A, which produces MIGQSVVLAEGEVPFPPSVEDFFLPSIVPWGAHNSYWITKFTALVWLAVALTIIFFLVTYRKPKLVPTKGQWIAESIYGFVRNNIAVDMIGHRGVAFAPYLTTLFVFIFVNNLWQIIPFVQISPMSHIAFPAILAIISYVLFIWVGIRHHGFGKFFKHSLMPPAPWFMQPLLIPIELFSTFIARPVSLALRLFANLFAGHIILLVFTLGGFVLLNADSFFLKPISLLSWAVSIAITFLEALVIVLQAYIFTVLTASYVQGALADEH; this is translated from the coding sequence GTGATCGGACAGTCGGTCGTCCTCGCGGAGGGCGAAGTTCCGTTTCCACCCAGCGTGGAAGACTTCTTTCTGCCGAGCATCGTGCCGTGGGGTGCGCACAACTCGTACTGGATCACGAAGTTCACAGCGCTGGTCTGGCTGGCCGTCGCGCTTACCATCATCTTCTTCCTGGTGACCTACCGGAAGCCGAAGCTGGTGCCGACGAAGGGCCAGTGGATCGCGGAATCGATCTACGGTTTCGTCCGGAACAACATCGCGGTCGACATGATCGGTCACCGGGGTGTGGCCTTCGCGCCCTACCTGACGACGCTGTTCGTCTTCATCTTCGTCAACAACCTGTGGCAGATCATTCCGTTCGTGCAGATCTCGCCGATGTCGCACATCGCGTTTCCGGCGATTCTGGCGATCATCAGTTACGTGCTGTTCATCTGGGTCGGCATCCGGCACCACGGTTTCGGAAAGTTCTTCAAGCATTCACTGATGCCGCCGGCGCCGTGGTTCATGCAGCCGCTGCTGATCCCGATCGAACTCTTCTCGACGTTCATCGCCCGGCCGGTGTCGCTGGCGCTGCGGTTGTTCGCCAACCTGTTCGCCGGGCACATCATCCTGCTGGTCTTCACCCTCGGCGGCTTCGTCCTGCTGAACGCGGACTCGTTCTTCCTGAAGCCGATCTCGCTGCTCTCCTGGGCGGTGTCGATCGCGATCACCTTCCTGGAGGCGCTGGTCATCGTCCTGCAGGCCTACATCTTCACCGTGCTGACCGCCAGCTACGTGCAGGGCGCGCTCGCCGACGAACACTGA
- a CDS encoding AtpZ/AtpI family protein, which produces MTGDQTPQPPNGPGAPEAGEGWTALAYLIGGLTVWGFIGWLVDQWLDTGGLATGIGFLLGGAGGVYLVIRRLGTPS; this is translated from the coding sequence ATGACCGGTGACCAAACCCCCCAACCCCCAAACGGTCCGGGCGCGCCCGAGGCCGGTGAGGGTTGGACCGCGCTGGCATACCTCATCGGAGGTCTGACGGTGTGGGGCTTCATCGGTTGGTTGGTCGACCAGTGGCTCGACACCGGTGGTCTGGCCACCGGAATCGGGTTCCTGCTCGGCGGGGCCGGGGGTGTCTACCTGGTCATCCGCCGGCTCGGCACCCCTAGCTAG
- the glyA gene encoding serine hydroxymethyltransferase, translating into MSELSERAGRPGAGEPPFWGPDFDELAGTDPEIAEVLLDELDRVRGGLQLIASENLTSPAVLAALGSTLTNKYAEGYPGRRYYGGCAQVDRAEQLGIDRAKALFGAEHANLQPHSGASANLAAYAALVQPGDTVLAMDLPHGGHLTHGSRVNFSGKWFAPVGYQVRRDTELIDYDEVRELALAHRPKMIICGATAYPRLIDFARFREIADEVDAYLMVDAAHFVGLVAGRAIPSPVPYADVVCATTHKVLRGPRGGMILCRESLAERIDKAVFPFTQGGPLMHSVAAKAVALREAASPAFQAYAAQVVSNAQALAAALAAEGMRPVSGGTDTHLALIDLREVGVTGRDAEARCDAAAITLNKNAIPYDPQKPMVASGIRVGTPSVSTQGMGVPEMRRIAELISRAVRTDPAAPGGADALAAIGADVADLAADFPAYPRG; encoded by the coding sequence GTGAGCGAGTTGAGCGAGCGGGCAGGTCGGCCCGGTGCCGGGGAGCCGCCCTTCTGGGGGCCGGACTTCGACGAGCTGGCCGGGACCGACCCGGAGATCGCCGAGGTGCTGCTCGACGAACTCGACCGGGTACGCGGCGGGCTCCAGCTGATCGCCAGCGAGAACCTGACCTCCCCGGCGGTACTCGCGGCGCTCGGTTCCACCCTCACCAACAAGTACGCCGAGGGTTATCCGGGCCGGCGCTACTACGGCGGCTGTGCGCAGGTGGACCGGGCCGAGCAGCTCGGCATCGACCGGGCCAAGGCACTGTTCGGGGCCGAGCACGCGAACCTCCAGCCGCACTCCGGGGCGAGCGCCAACCTGGCCGCGTACGCCGCGCTGGTGCAGCCCGGCGACACGGTGCTGGCGATGGACCTGCCGCACGGCGGTCACCTGACCCACGGCAGCCGGGTGAACTTCTCCGGCAAGTGGTTCGCCCCGGTCGGCTACCAGGTACGCCGGGACACCGAGCTGATCGACTACGACGAGGTACGCGAACTCGCCCTGGCACACCGGCCCAAGATGATCATTTGTGGCGCCACCGCGTACCCACGGTTGATCGACTTCGCCCGGTTCCGGGAGATCGCCGACGAGGTCGACGCCTACCTGATGGTGGACGCGGCGCACTTCGTCGGGCTGGTCGCCGGCCGGGCCATCCCGTCCCCGGTGCCGTACGCCGACGTGGTCTGCGCCACCACGCACAAGGTGCTGCGCGGGCCACGGGGCGGGATGATCCTGTGCCGCGAGTCGCTGGCCGAGCGGATCGACAAGGCGGTCTTCCCGTTCACCCAGGGCGGGCCGTTGATGCACTCGGTGGCGGCCAAGGCGGTCGCGCTGCGCGAAGCGGCGTCCCCGGCCTTCCAGGCGTACGCTGCCCAGGTGGTTTCGAACGCGCAGGCGCTGGCCGCCGCTCTCGCGGCGGAGGGGATGCGCCCGGTCTCCGGCGGCACCGACACCCATCTCGCGCTCATCGACCTGCGCGAGGTCGGCGTCACCGGCCGGGACGCCGAGGCGCGCTGCGACGCCGCCGCGATCACCCTGAACAAGAACGCCATCCCGTACGACCCGCAGAAGCCGATGGTCGCCTCCGGCATCCGGGTCGGCACCCCGAGCGTCAGCACCCAGGGCATGGGCGTGCCGGAGATGCGCCGGATCGCTGAGTTGATCTCCCGGGCCGTCCGGACCGACCCGGCCGCCCCGGGCGGTGCCGACGCCCTCGCCGCGATCGGCGCGGACGTCGCCGACCTGGCGGCCGACTTCCCGGCGTACCCCCGTGGCTGA